The stretch of DNA TTGCGACCAGCATGAAATCGTCATGGGATTCGATTCGTCGACCACGCCGGACATGGTCTCCGAACCCGGGCCTGGCGGCGCTCGGCTTCACGCCGTGCCGGACTACCTGCGCCCCGGGCTGGCGGTCGTCTTCGTGGGGTCCAATCCGGGCACGGCGTCCGCGCGCGCCGGGCATTTCTACGCTTCGCCGCGCAACCGATTCTGGGAGCTCCTGGCCGTGGGCGGCATCACCCCCGAGCGATGGCCGCCCGAACGCGACGCCGACCTGCTGGCCCTGGACGCCGGTCTCACGGACATCGTCAAGCGCACGACGCCGAGCGCGGGCGACCTGCCGTCCTGGGAGTACTCGGCTGGCCGGCTGCGACTGCGCCGGCTGATCGAGCACTACCGTCCGAAGTGCGTCGCGTACACGGGCAAAGTCGTGTACGCGGCCTTCGCGGGGATCGCTTCGACCGCCCGCATCGACTACGGGCTGCAGGGGAAGTCCGTCGTCCCGGGTGTCCTGGACTTCGTGCTGCCGTCGCCCAGCGGGCGCAGCGGCATGCCGTTCGCCGAAAAAGCCCGGCACTACCGGGAGCTGGCGCGGCTCATCGAACGCCTGCGGGAGAAGCCGCGATGAAGCCCGGTCAGAGCACGACCACGAGGTACAGCGCGTACAGGAGCCCGTTGACGACCAGGATCTGCGGCAGCACCCGGCGGCGCCAGAGATAGGTGACGAAGACGAGCCCGGCGGCCACGATCGCCACGCCGGCCGCCCAGAGCTGGTCGGCGTCCAGCCGCCAGGGCGTGAACAGGATGCCGATGGCCGGGATGAGCGAGGATTGGAACACCATCGCGCCCGTGATGTTGCTCATCGCCAGGGTATCCTTCCGCTGCCCCAGCCAGATCACGCTGTTGAACGTCTCCGGAAGCTCCGTGGCGATCGGCGTGATGACGACGGACAAGAGGAAGGCCGAAACACCCCAGGCGGAGGCCACGGTCTGGATCGAGTCCACGAACACATGCGCCGCGAACACGATGATGCCAAGCCCGAACAGCACCTGGGCGAGCACTGCCCAGAAGTCGGGCTCCTCCCGCCCGCGCTGGAAGAAGAGGCGGTGGGTCTCGACGTCGCCGTCGTCCGCCTCCGGAGACGGATGACGGAGCGTCCAGGCGACGTAACCGACGTACGTGGCCACCAGCAGCAGGCCGACGGCCACCTGCACCGTGTGGTTCTGCACGAGGCCCGCGGCGGCCGCGAGCGTGTACACCGCGACGAACACGCCGAGGTCCCGCTCCAACGTTCCCGGATCGACCTCGATGAACGCGCCGCGCTTGCGCCGGCTGGCGTAGTAGAACGTGGCCAGGCCGCTGATGAGGAGGGCGAGCGTGGCCAGAAGAAGCGGCGCGCCGAGGATGGCGCCGACGCCGATCTGCTCCCTCACGTGGCTCGCGCCGAACGCGATGGCCCAGATGGGAATGATCGCTTCCGGAAGGGCCGTGCCCATGGCGGCCACCAGGCTGCCCGTCGCCCCGTGGGAGAGATCCAT from Clostridia bacterium encodes:
- a CDS encoding mismatch-specific DNA-glycosylase gives rise to the protein MVSEPGPGGARLHAVPDYLRPGLAVVFVGSNPGTASARAGHFYASPRNRFWELLAVGGITPERWPPERDADLLALDAGLTDIVKRTTPSAGDLPSWEYSAGRLRLRRLIEHYRPKCVAYTGKVVYAAFAGIASTARIDYGLQGKSVVPGVLDFVLPSPSGRSGMPFAEKARHYRELARLIERLREKPR
- a CDS encoding sodium:calcium antiporter; translated protein: MAELVLSLLGIFLGATLFTNGVEWLGRKMDLSHGATGSLVAAMGTALPEAIIPIWAIAFGASHVREQIGVGAILGAPLLLATLALLISGLATFYYASRRKRGAFIEVDPGTLERDLGVFVAVYTLAAAAGLVQNHTVQVAVGLLLVATYVGYVAWTLRHPSPEADDGDVETHRLFFQRGREEPDFWAVLAQVLFGLGIIVFAAHVFVDSIQTVASAWGVSAFLLSVVITPIATELPETFNSVIWLGQRKDTLAMSNITGAMVFQSSLIPAIGILFTPWRLDADQLWAAGVAIVAAGLVFVTYLWRRRVLPQILVVNGLLYALYLVVVL